Below is a genomic region from Triticum dicoccoides isolate Atlit2015 ecotype Zavitan unplaced genomic scaffold, WEW_v2.0 scaffold1372, whole genome shotgun sequence.
cctttagtcccggttgatgccaccaaccgggagcacatccctcttttcagcagcccaaatggcgggaagcagaggcctttggttctagttggtggcaccaaccgggactaaaggggtgctttGGCTCCGGTTAgtgccacgaatcgggaccaatacaccccttttagtcccggttggtggcaccaaccgggaccaaaggccttgtgctaccCCGCGgtgaaatgtttagtcccacctcgctagttgggaGGAGCTCAGAGTGGTTTATAAGCTCCACTGCAGCTGCCCTCTGGAGCTcccctcaaatgcaggcttactgggcctaatctcacactatgttgcctgtgggcctactgggccttctgcgggcctaaatcctggccAATGGTTGGGTTTCtactcgtattcaggccgtggtggcccagtaggtggcactttttttttgctttatttattttattttgtttctatttactgttgatatttttatttattttattaaaatttatttattttactttattaaagtttattttgtttctacttatttattaaagtttattttgtttctacttatttattaaagtttatttcgtTTCGTCCTACCAAACGAGatcaaaggggccagacgaaccgggaccaatgcccccacgaggccccgcaggccccctggcctcacgaaccgggactaatgggctcatCTGTCCCGAACGTATGCCCTCTTTTATACTAGTGTAAGCACAACAACTCGTATACCGAGGCCTGACTGTCACAAAATATTCAAAGGCATATATAGCGACCCCTCACAGTGAGCAAAATGTATAAAACATGGCAAGGCCTATATATATCTACTCCTGCTCTTGAGCAGGGAGGTCATCCATGTGATTCTCCAGAGGGCAGTAAGATGCCAGCTTCCACGCTGCATGCTCCACCTTGCGGCCCAGAGCTTGGACATCAGGCTCGTCTGGGTTAACGCCCTCCTGCACCTTGCCCAACTTGAGAGTTGGGTAGTGAGAAACAACAGTGGCCAGAGCCATGCGAGCTCCTTCACGAGAGGCAGAGACCTTCCACTTGTGGAACTCTGACGGCCCGTCAATCATGACGTTGGCGACAGAAGCTGCATTCCTTCCAATATCTGTGTCCGGGAACAGAGCAGTGCAGGTTGCTCTTGCCGTGGCCATCAAAGCCTCTGCCTCCACATGAGCCTTGTTCAGACGATCCAGCTCCTTGTCTCCAGAGATACGGGTGTCGCCTAGAATGGCATCCGCAACAAGGGTAGAGGCGGCAGATACACGAGACCAACCATGCTCATACTTGTTAGCCATCTTGTTGTTGGCTGCAAATCATTATGGATAGCAAATCAGGAAAGACACGTATGTATAGGACCATCAAAAGGATAAAAAATTACTATGTCCGAATAGATGAAAGACTTACAGTCAGCAGCTTCTCTGGCTTGTGTTAGAAGGACCTCTGTTGTCCTGAGTTTTTCCTTCATTTTCTCCTGAGCGTCGAGGGCAAGAGTGTTATTCCTCGCGTCCTCCTCCAGCTGCAAGACACGGGCCCGCAGTTCCTCGTTGGCGGAACGAAAGACGCCTGACTCTGCGACAATGGCACGGAGAGACTCCACCTCTGCCGCAAGCTGCACACGCTCTTCTTCATACTCCGCCTGAGTGAGGTACATGGCTCGCTCGTAGTCACCATTGAGGCACGCAATCTCAGGTTCGGCAGCTACAGAAGAATGAAAAAGCATTATGGAAAATGACGAGGACGCAAAACAAATTATTGATGCATAACAAGGCTTACCTTGTGCCCGCTCTTCGGCTTCATCCTTATTGCATGGCAGCTCCCTTATCCGCTTCGCAGGATCTACATGGCTCGTAACCACGTCCCCGGTGTCCTTAATGTATTGCGACTTCACACAGCTGCGTTTCCCCCATGTCTGCAAAAATTAAAGAAAAAGGTGGCTAGTTCCAGATTTAAACATCAAAGAACCTCTGCCAGAGTAAGTACAAGGGCTACACCAACTAGGTGCGCTGACCATGCTAGCTCCCAGTGtttaataataataaattaaataaacttGAACCTCCCCCAAAGCATTAGCTCAGGCAGAGGCTGTTAGGGGTTTAGCGTTTAGGGTTTAGGACATAAAGGTAAGTCGAACTTACCTCCATATTCGGCCGCAAGATCTGTGTGGCATCGTGATGGAATTCCTGCAGATCTTTGATCATCCGAGGGAGACGCTTCAGTAAAGTGTCTACTACGGGAGTAGATTCGACCCACTCGGTCTCCTCCTCCGTGTCATCAACGCTGCCGATAGCCTTTGTCTCATCGATGGGATAGCCTTTGGTAAAACCAAAGTGTGGAGGGCACTGGCGTTCCTCACCCTCTGGCACCCACGCGGGTACTTAACCAAGCAGCTTATTCACATCACTCTCTGTTGCagccctcctcgagctgccgtccCCTCTATCGGCTGGTGCGCAACTTGGCCCGTGGCCGTGGTACACCGCCTCGCTCCTTTGAAGCAGGGTGGATGCTTCTTAAGCAATAGACGGTTCACGGTCATAGTGGCCCACCACTGGATGATGTGGGTGACTTGGAGATAAATCCTTAATGGCGGAAGAAGCCTCGGCATCGGTCTGTGGATGAATGGAAGTCCTTTGCTCTTCAGCAGTATGGGTCGGCTCTCCAGCTGTCGTGCTCTCACCCTGTTCGGTGGACCTTCCATCATTTTGGAGTATGCTTGTCTCCTTACTGCAAAGGTAAATCACTTATTAGTTAGTATGCTGGAAGATTgacataaagaaaaagaaaaaaagggtaaGATGCTTACTCAGATGCTCTTGGAGGATTAAAACCACTCTTTCTCCTCTTCGATGGAGGAGGAGGCTCTGTTGCCTTGGTAGAGCTCTGCGGAGGTACCTGACGGAGAGGAGTAGGGTCTATAGGATCTCTGATATGGATCCCATCAGACGCCTTCCTCTTCCTCATTTCGACAAAGGGGCTTGATCTCCCTCCACTAGCTTCAATAGTGAAGTCCTTCGAGTTCGACCGTGGTAGCATTGCACCACCTTTGATATCTTTATCATCTATAGGGACAGCTAAGTCGTAACAAAAGTAAAGGACAATCCCGGCGGTAGGATGATGTGGCTTAAATGCCTCCTACAACAGGTGCCTCACTGATTTCTTGCGTTGTTCCATGACTTGTGGCGATTCTTGCACCAGTCTGGGGTCATTGGGAAGAACTTTTAGGACAATAGCTTTAAGGGTGCCAGTTGGG
It encodes:
- the LOC119343678 gene encoding uncharacterized protein LOC119343678 isoform X1; translation: MLRKWVAEGFVEKSTNDGVDEDVAELYLRALRGMCMLQVDKVGYCNGEVLHYRVHPIMLDLIRVKAAKENFIHVIDGSKSMGGDIHRVSVHHNDKVDKQILGAIEEGSLSHVRSVFLRRSSLAPYFLDLKYVRVLHIEYKYSSMDGLDLTGINTLSLLRYLKTWGKRSCVKSQYIKDTGDVVTSHVDPAKRIRELPCNKDEAEERAQAAEPEIACLNGDYERAMYLTQAEYEEERVQLAAEVESLRAIVAESGVFRSANEELRARVLQLEEDARNNTLALDAQEKMKEKLRTTEVLLTQAREAADSNNKMANKYEHGWSRVSAASTLVADAILGDTRISGDKELDRLNKAHVEAEALMATARATCTALFPDTDIGRNAASVANVMIDGPSEFHKWKVSASREGARMALATVVSHYPTLKLGKVQEGVNPDEPDVQALGRKVEHAAWKLASYCPLENHMDDLPAQEQE
- the LOC119343678 gene encoding uncharacterized protein LOC119343678 isoform X2; this encodes MIKDLQEFHHDATQILRPNMETWGKRSCVKSQYIKDTGDVVTSHVDPAKRIRELPCNKDEAEERAQAAEPEIACLNGDYERAMYLTQAEYEEERVQLAAEVESLRAIVAESGVFRSANEELRARVLQLEEDARNNTLALDAQEKMKEKLRTTEVLLTQAREAADSNNKMANKYEHGWSRVSAASTLVADAILGDTRISGDKELDRLNKAHVEAEALMATARATCTALFPDTDIGRNAASVANVMIDGPSEFHKWKVSASREGARMALATVVSHYPTLKLGKVQEGVNPDEPDVQALGRKVEHAAWKLASYCPLENHMDDLPAQEQE